A section of the Candidatus Hydrogenedentota bacterium genome encodes:
- a CDS encoding ATP-binding cassette domain-containing protein, translated as MIKTQNLTMHYGPVRALDRVSFEVKQGEIVGLLGPNGAGKSTTMKILTTYLHPTSGTATVGGMDVLENPLGVRKIIGYLPEVLPLYMDMEVRSYLNFVARSRGLSGTKLRERTDVVLEECGLRPMYRRVIRELSKGFRQRTALAQALIHDPEIIILDEPTSGLDPHQIIEIRQLIRQLAAGKTVILSTHILQEVEATADRIVIINRGRIVGDGTIQELRTRAKKHERAEVSVRGERNEIERLLSGLEGTRRVEFLGEDDGFVTFRLLGKLGSEQWREIGKLAKLKSWELRELTERPLSLEETFLSLTEPEAAAKSSEKGEA; from the coding sequence ATGATCAAAACACAGAACCTGACTATGCACTACGGGCCCGTACGGGCTCTGGATCGTGTATCGTTCGAGGTCAAGCAGGGCGAGATCGTCGGCCTGTTGGGCCCGAACGGCGCGGGCAAGTCGACGACCATGAAAATCCTGACGACGTATCTGCACCCGACAAGCGGCACGGCTACCGTCGGGGGGATGGACGTGCTCGAGAACCCGCTCGGGGTGCGCAAGATCATCGGGTACCTACCCGAGGTGCTTCCCCTCTATATGGACATGGAGGTGCGGTCGTATCTAAACTTCGTGGCGCGTTCGCGCGGCCTGAGCGGCACGAAACTGCGTGAACGGACCGACGTGGTCCTCGAGGAATGCGGTCTTCGGCCCATGTACCGAAGGGTGATTCGCGAACTCTCCAAGGGTTTCCGGCAGCGCACCGCGCTGGCCCAGGCCTTGATACACGATCCGGAGATCATCATCCTCGACGAACCCACTTCCGGCCTCGACCCGCACCAGATCATCGAGATTCGGCAGTTGATCCGGCAACTCGCCGCGGGCAAGACCGTGATCCTCTCGACCCATATCCTGCAGGAGGTCGAAGCCACGGCGGACCGGATTGTGATCATTAACCGAGGCCGCATCGTAGGCGACGGCACCATCCAGGAATTGCGGACACGGGCCAAGAAGCACGAGCGCGCCGAGGTGTCGGTGAGGGGCGAACGCAACGAAATCGAACGGTTGCTGTCGGGCCTCGAGGGCACGCGGCGCGTGGAATTTCTCGGCGAGGACGACGGCTTCGTGACGTTCCGATTGTTGGGCAAGCTGGGCTCGGAACAGTGGCGTGAAATCGGCAAGCTGGCCAAGCTCAAAAGCTGGGAGCTGCGTGAACTCACCGAGCGCCCCCTCAGCCTGGAAGAGACCTTCCTGTCGCTCACGGAACCCGAAGCCGCCGCGAAGAGCAGTGAAAAGGGAGAGGCGTGA